A single window of Eucalyptus grandis isolate ANBG69807.140 chromosome 1, ASM1654582v1, whole genome shotgun sequence DNA harbors:
- the LOC104435918 gene encoding zinc finger CCCH domain-containing protein 11-like, translating to MPPKQAAKKADLAKKQKMVKDKTFGLKNKNKSKNVQKYVQTLQQSVRPKADPSGTAAKKKKEESKAKDKELNDLFKIAVSQPKVPVGVDPKSIVCEFYKAGQCAKGFKCKFSHDLNVQRKGEKIDLYSDKRDNGTMEEWDQETLEKVVESKNKEYIQNKPTDIVCKYFLEAVEKKQYGWFWVCPNGGKDCHYRHALPPGYVLKSQMKALLEEESEKTPLEEEIEKQRAKLTTVTPLTPELFAIWKKKKIAERDARLAALMEERAKNDRMSGRELFLSDSSLFVDDVEACEKHLREEQSRVVKKQVDGNSVGEGPSASSTEVGDGEALPSEDDDELDTNELDELEASLSRTAIEIQEPGVGA from the exons ATGCCGCCGAAGCAGGCCGCCAAGAAAGCCGACCTGGCGAAGAAGCAGAAGATGGTCAAGGACAAGACCTTCGGgctcaagaacaagaacaagagcaaGAACGTCCAGAAGTACGTGCAGACCCTCCAGCAGTCCGTGCGGCCCAAGGCCGATCCTTCCGGGACTGCCGCGAAG aagaagaaggaagaaagtaaGGCGAAAGATAAGGAGCTCAATGACTTGTTTAAGATTGCCGTGAGCCAGCCCAAAGTGCCTGTTG GTGTTGATCCCAAGTCCATCGTGTGTGAGTTCTACAAGGCGGGGCAGTGTGCTAAAGGTTTCAAGTGCAAATTCTCACATGATTTGAATGTTCAGCGCAAAGGAGAAAAGATCGATCTTTACAGTGACAAACGGGACAATG GTACAATGGAGGAGTGGGATCAAGAGACTTTGGAGAAGGTTGTCGAGTCGAAGAACAAGGAGTATATCCAGAATAAGCCCACTGACATT GTGTGCAAGTACTTTTTGGAAGCTGTGGAGAAGAAACAGTATGGTTGGTTCTGGGTTTGTCCAAATGGTGGGAAAGACTGCCACTACAGGCATGCACTTCCTCCTGGATATGTCCTGAAATCCCAAATGAAGGCTTTGCTCGAAGAGGAGAGCGAAAAGACGCCCCTTGAggaagaaattgagaaacag CGTGCCAAATTGACTACGGTGACTCCTCTGACTCCCGAATTGTTCGCGatatggaagaagaaaaagattgcaGAGAGAGACGCTCGCTTAGCAGCACTAATGGAGGAGAGGGCTAAGAATGACCGAATGAG CGGCCGGGAGCTATTCCTGTCAGATTCGAGCTTGTTTGTTGATGATGTTGAGGCATGCGAAAAGCACTTGAGAGAGGAACAATCTCGTGTTGTGAAAAAGCAG gtgGATGGCAATTCGGTTGGAGAGGGACCTAGTGCCTCATCGACCGAAGTAGGCGATGGTGAAGCACTTCCCAGCGAGGATGATGACGAGCTGGATACTAATGAACTCGACGAGCTCGAGGCTAGCCTGTCCAGAACAGCTATAGAGATTCAGGAGCCGGGTGTCGGGGCATAA